The genomic DNA ATCGTTCAGCAGGCAAAGTATTTGACCGCGAATCCTTCCCCTCTGTTATACTGGAGGAAACAAACCCGATAAATTCTGTTTATGACGTATGACCATGAGTAATCACCCCGCGTGGATATTAATCGGAGCTGGACTCTTCATCGCCGCCATTGGTCTGTTCTGGCTGCTCGGACCCTCGCTGCCCTGGATCGGAAAACTGCCCGGCGATATTGCGGTTGAACGGGAAAACGTCCGCTTCTATTTTCCCCTGACGACCTGCATCCTGCTCAGTTTATTGCTCACGGGAATCGTCTGGGTGATCCGCTTCTTCACGAAGTGATGTTTCACTCTCGGA from Gimesia sp. includes the following:
- a CDS encoding DUF2905 domain-containing protein → MSNHPAWILIGAGLFIAAIGLFWLLGPSLPWIGKLPGDIAVERENVRFYFPLTTCILLSLLLTGIVWVIRFFTK